In the genome of candidate division WOR-3 bacterium, one region contains:
- a CDS encoding efflux RND transporter periplasmic adaptor subunit — protein MKKILIISGIIFLLIILIFLNLKTGKKEKFVEIEVVKKGFISESVKTYGTIEAYKQVEISSEVIGKIKKIFFNKGDFVKGGDLLCIIDPSEYETQKEKIKLMLEEDLYKLKMARINFDREKNLYEKNLISQKEFENAEANLKAISFKVKEDSFSLKEIENRLSKCYIRSPIDGEVIEVYKKEGEIVIAGTVNNPASVIMIIADRSKMIVKCEIDETEIPKIKRGQRVNIKVDAFPDTIFKGEVARVGGFVSSSFSSNLNRTTETPKFQVEIDMLEKNDFLIPGMSASCEIITAEKDSAITLPYSALGREKAEKMESENREPKTFVFLIKNSKAKKQYVKTGIKGLTRIEIVKGLNVSDTVITGPEDILKKLKDGEKVKIKSEKEKKKSKTK, from the coding sequence ATGAAGAAAATTTTAATAATATCAGGAATAATTTTTTTACTCATAATTTTAATTTTTCTCAACTTAAAAACTGGAAAAAAGGAAAAATTTGTTGAAATTGAGGTGGTAAAAAAGGGTTTTATATCAGAAAGTGTCAAAACTTACGGAACTATTGAAGCTTACAAACAGGTAGAAATCAGTTCTGAAGTTATAGGGAAAATAAAAAAAATTTTTTTTAATAAAGGAGATTTTGTTAAAGGAGGTGATCTTCTATGTATTATTGATCCATCTGAGTATGAAACTCAAAAAGAAAAAATAAAATTAATGTTAGAGGAGGATTTGTATAAGTTAAAAATGGCAAGAATTAATTTTGATAGGGAAAAAAATTTATATGAAAAAAATTTAATCTCACAAAAAGAATTTGAAAATGCTGAAGCAAATCTTAAGGCAATTTCCTTTAAGGTAAAAGAAGATAGTTTTAGTTTAAAAGAAATAGAAAACAGATTGTCAAAATGTTATATAAGGTCCCCTATTGATGGAGAGGTTATTGAGGTTTATAAAAAGGAAGGGGAAATCGTTATTGCAGGGACAGTTAATAATCCAGCATCTGTTATAATGATAATTGCTGATAGGAGTAAGATGATAGTAAAATGTGAAATCGATGAAACTGAAATTCCTAAAATAAAAAGAGGGCAGAGGGTAAACATAAAAGTAGATGCATTTCCCGACACAATTTTTAAAGGTGAAGTTGCAAGAGTTGGTGGATTTGTTAGTTCTTCTTTTAGTTCTAATTTAAATAGAACTACTGAGACTCCAAAATTTCAAGTAGAAATTGATATGTTAGAAAAAAATGATTTTCTTATTCCAGGTATGAGTGCTTCCTGTGAGATTATAACAGCAGAAAAGGATAGTGCAATTACACTCCCTTATTCTGCTCTTGGTAGAGAAAAAGCTGAAAAGATGGAATCAGAAAACAGAGAGCCCAAAACTTTTGTTTTCCTTATTAAAAACTCAAAAGCAAAAAAACAATATGTTAAAACAGGTATAAAAGGTCTCACAAGAATTGAAATTGTAAAGGGACTTAATGTTTCCGATACAGTAATAACAGGACCTGAAGATATTTTAAAAAAACTTAAGGATGGTGAAAAAGTAAAAATTAAATCAGAAAAAGAAAAGAAAAAGTCAAAGACAAAATGA
- a CDS encoding ABC transporter ATP-binding protein, which produces MILIELLDVKRIYIMGKTFINALDGITLRVERGEYIAIMGPSGSGKSTLLHIIGFLDRPTEGKYIFKGKDISNYSEDELAEIRNREVGFVFQSFHLIPRITAIENVELPLIYMGLPKTKRKELAEYYLKEVGLYERRNHRPHELSGGEMQRVAIARALVGGAEILLADEPTGNLDTKSGNEILDIFDRLSGLGKTVIVVTHDPDVSKRARRIIYLRDGKIEREELQ; this is translated from the coding sequence ATGATTTTAATTGAACTTTTGGATGTTAAAAGAATTTATATTATGGGAAAAACTTTTATTAATGCTTTAGATGGCATAACACTTAGAGTTGAAAGAGGAGAGTATATTGCAATTATGGGTCCATCAGGTTCTGGAAAAAGCACTCTTTTACATATAATTGGATTTCTTGATAGACCTACTGAAGGTAAATATATTTTTAAAGGTAAGGACATATCAAATTATTCAGAGGATGAACTTGCTGAAATAAGAAACAGGGAAGTGGGTTTTGTTTTTCAATCTTTTCATCTTATTCCGAGAATAACTGCAATAGAGAATGTTGAGTTACCTTTGATATATATGGGTCTTCCAAAAACAAAGAGAAAGGAGCTTGCTGAATATTATTTAAAAGAAGTCGGACTTTATGAAAGAAGGAATCACAGACCTCATGAACTTTCAGGAGGAGAAATGCAAAGGGTAGCAATAGCAAGAGCACTTGTGGGAGGAGCTGAAATTTTACTTGCTGATGAACCAACAGGTAATCTTGATACAAAGTCCGGGAATGAAATTTTAGATATTTTTGACAGGTTAAGTGGATTGGGCAAAACAGTAATTGTAGTAACCCATGACCCTGATGTATCAAAGAGAGCAAGAAGAATTATCTATTTAAGAGATGGTAAAATAGAAAGAGAAGAATTGCAATAA
- the eno gene encoding phosphopyruvate hydratase produces MKIKDLKAYEVLDSRGNPTLKVVCILENGAKGSAFVPSGASTGTFEALELRDGDKKRFLGKGVLKAISSVENEIAPRIKDMEVFEQRKIDELMINLDGTENKSRLGANAILGVSLAVARAAAHVAGVPLFRYIGGVNANFLPIPMMNFINGGVHADNPLDIQEFMIVPIGFSTFKDALRAGSEVYHTLKILLKENGLQTSVGDEGGFAPFIENTKKALDFILKAIERAGYKPGKEIYLALDVAATELWNKEEGTYRLEGKELNFDELMKFYSDIIKNYPIFSIEDPLAEEDWEAWKIFTSEFKDKIMIVGDDIFVTNEKRFSKGIKESIANAILIKLNQIGTLTETLDVINMAKSNNYNTVISHRSGETEDTFISDLSVGTSSLFIKTGAVARGERTCKYNRLLEIESEYKGIFWGKKLTL; encoded by the coding sequence ATGAAAATAAAGGATTTAAAAGCTTATGAAGTTCTTGATTCAAGGGGTAATCCTACCCTGAAAGTTGTATGTATCCTTGAAAATGGTGCTAAAGGTTCTGCTTTTGTTCCATCCGGGGCTTCAACAGGAACTTTTGAGGCACTTGAACTAAGGGATGGTGATAAAAAAAGGTTTCTTGGAAAAGGTGTTTTAAAAGCCATAAGTTCTGTTGAAAATGAGATTGCTCCAAGAATAAAAGATATGGAGGTTTTTGAACAGAGAAAAATTGATGAGCTTATGATAAATCTTGATGGAACGGAAAATAAATCAAGGCTTGGAGCAAACGCTATTCTTGGTGTTTCTCTTGCTGTTGCAAGGGCAGCAGCCCATGTAGCAGGTGTTCCTCTTTTTAGGTACATTGGTGGCGTAAATGCTAATTTTTTACCTATTCCTATGATGAATTTTATAAACGGTGGTGTTCATGCAGATAATCCACTTGATATTCAGGAATTTATGATAGTTCCAATTGGATTTTCTACCTTTAAAGATGCATTAAGAGCAGGTTCTGAAGTTTATCACACTTTGAAAATTTTACTTAAAGAGAATGGTTTACAAACTTCAGTGGGAGATGAGGGTGGTTTTGCACCTTTTATAGAAAATACAAAAAAAGCTCTTGATTTTATCCTTAAAGCCATAGAAAGGGCTGGATATAAACCAGGAAAAGAAATTTATCTTGCATTGGACGTTGCGGCTACTGAGTTATGGAATAAGGAGGAAGGAACTTACAGGCTTGAAGGAAAAGAACTAAATTTTGATGAACTGATGAAGTTTTATTCAGATATAATAAAGAATTATCCTATTTTTTCAATTGAAGATCCTCTTGCAGAAGAAGACTGGGAAGCATGGAAAATTTTTACCTCTGAATTTAAGGATAAAATAATGATAGTTGGGGATGATATCTTTGTTACAAATGAAAAAAGATTTTCAAAAGGAATAAAAGAAAGTATAGCAAATGCCATTCTAATAAAATTAAATCAGATAGGAACTTTAACAGAAACCCTTGATGTTATAAATATGGCTAAGTCAAATAATTATAACACTGTTATTTCCCATAGATCAGGTGAAACTGAAGATACCTTTATATCAGATTTATCAGTTGGTACCAGTTCCCTTTTTATAAAAACAGGTGCAGTTGCAAGAGGGGAAAGAACCTGTAAATATAATAGATTACTTGAAATTGAAAGTGAGTATAAGGGAATTTTCTGGGGAAAAAAATTAACTCTGTGA
- a CDS encoding tetrahydrofolate dehydrogenase/cyclohydrolase catalytic domain-containing protein — MAKILDGKLVSSEWRKEIHEKVLELKEKGITPFLNVFLIGDNPASLLYVKNKKQTAEKIDIKCEIIHFPGDISKEKLKEEIKIKGEDKNVHGIIVQLPLPNHLDPEEIAEFIPPEKDVDGFTPYNLGKLVRGDPVFIPATPYGILKILDYYKISVTGKHVVIVGRSNIVGKPMALSLLLKGRDATVTVCHSKTENLNKITQEADILIVAAGVKRLIKKDFVREGQVVIDVGIHKEGDSWIGDVDFEEVKDIVDYITPVPGGVGPMTVAGLLANTCKSAELLIKNGRYN; from the coding sequence ATGGCTAAAATATTGGATGGTAAACTTGTTTCTTCTGAGTGGAGAAAAGAAATACATGAGAAAGTTCTTGAACTTAAAGAAAAAGGAATAACCCCTTTTTTAAATGTTTTTCTTATCGGTGATAACCCTGCTTCACTTTTATATGTAAAAAATAAAAAACAAACTGCTGAGAAGATTGACATAAAGTGTGAAATAATACATTTTCCAGGTGATATATCTAAAGAAAAATTAAAAGAAGAAATTAAAATAAAAGGGGAAGACAAAAATGTTCACGGTATAATAGTTCAACTTCCTCTGCCAAATCATCTTGACCCTGAAGAGATTGCTGAGTTTATACCACCTGAAAAGGATGTTGACGGTTTTACTCCCTATAATCTTGGAAAACTTGTTAGAGGTGATCCTGTTTTTATTCCTGCAACCCCTTATGGAATTCTAAAAATTCTTGATTATTATAAAATATCTGTTACAGGAAAACATGTTGTAATTGTTGGAAGAAGTAACATTGTCGGAAAACCAATGGCTCTCTCTTTATTACTCAAAGGAAGAGATGCAACAGTTACAGTCTGTCATTCAAAAACTGAAAATTTGAATAAAATAACACAGGAAGCAGATATTTTGATAGTTGCAGCAGGTGTTAAAAGATTAATTAAGAAAGATTTTGTTAGAGAGGGACAGGTTGTTATAGATGTGGGTATTCATAAGGAAGGAGATTCTTGGATAGGTGATGTAGATTTTGAAGAGGTAAAGGATATTGTTGATTATATAACACCTGTTCCAGGAGGTGTGGGTCCGATGACAGTTGCGGGTTTACTTGCAAATACCTGTAAAAGTGCAGAACTCTTAATTAAAAATGGACGATATAACTAA
- a CDS encoding site-2 protease family protein translates to MDDITKRVEEIFVIHDSYIKKGKTIYIGYFITPDVREGLFYLKERLKEINYVPSIYKLKGVYYALEVHPEYKLKTKDFIVPLILFLLTVITTMFAGSMHYLADFEKFLKEFPKSLLYGFPFSFALLSILLSHEMGHFLTSRKYGVEATLPYFIPVPHPLVGTFGAFIKMKSTIPDKKTLLRIGAAGPLSGIIVSIPFTIWGILNSKVVTGRGEGGLFLGDPLLFKFLFSIIRKDIPPDANVLLHPVAFAGWIGFFVTAMNLLPFSQLDGGHIIYALVGEKFQIIQFFLFPFLILMGFFWPGWFFWGFLLLLFGLRHPPPIDNITPLERKDKIIGIICILVFILTFHPVPFSVRI, encoded by the coding sequence ATGGACGATATAACTAAAAGGGTAGAAGAGATTTTTGTAATTCACGATTCTTACATAAAGAAGGGAAAAACTATTTATATAGGTTATTTTATCACACCTGATGTAAGGGAAGGATTATTTTATCTGAAAGAGAGATTAAAGGAAATAAATTATGTTCCATCTATTTATAAATTAAAGGGAGTCTATTATGCTCTTGAAGTTCATCCTGAATACAAATTAAAGACAAAGGATTTCATTGTGCCTCTTATTTTGTTTTTATTAACAGTAATAACAACAATGTTTGCTGGTTCAATGCATTATCTTGCTGATTTTGAAAAATTTTTGAAGGAATTTCCAAAATCCCTTTTATACGGTTTTCCTTTTTCCTTTGCACTTCTTTCAATTCTTTTATCGCATGAAATGGGTCATTTTTTAACAAGCAGAAAATATGGAGTTGAAGCAACTCTTCCTTATTTTATACCTGTTCCCCATCCCCTTGTGGGAACTTTTGGTGCTTTTATAAAAATGAAATCAACAATTCCTGATAAAAAAACTCTTTTAAGAATAGGAGCTGCAGGTCCATTATCAGGAATAATAGTTTCAATTCCCTTTACTATCTGGGGTATACTTAACTCAAAAGTAGTTACAGGAAGAGGGGAAGGAGGTTTATTTCTGGGTGATCCCCTTTTATTTAAGTTTCTTTTTTCCATAATAAGAAAAGATATTCCACCTGATGCAAATGTTTTACTTCATCCTGTTGCCTTTGCTGGATGGATTGGTTTTTTTGTAACAGCAATGAACCTATTACCCTTTTCACAGCTTGACGGTGGTCATATAATCTATGCTTTAGTTGGTGAAAAGTTTCAAATTATTCAATTTTTTCTATTTCCCTTTTTAATTTTAATGGGATTTTTCTGGCCCGGCTGGTTTTTCTGGGGATTTTTGCTTCTTTTATTCGGACTAAGACATCCACCCCCAATAGATAATATAACACCTCTTGAAAGAAAAGATAAGATAATAGGAATTATCTGTATTCTTGTTTTTATATTAACCTTTCACCCTGTTCCTTTCAGTGTGAGAATTTAG
- a CDS encoding acetoacetate--CoA ligase: MKKNRRVLWEPDKEIIENSNIKKFIEYVNRRENLNFKDYFSLYDFSVQNIEKFWELLWDYVSIIYSQKFSYIVDDLKNFPGAKWFLGAKFNYAENLLRLKDEKICFVEIREDGERREISYKKLYELTSLLNSALKKIGLREGDRVAAYMPNIYETPLFLLASSSLGAVWSSCGTEVGIKGVIDRFSQIEPKILFTVDSYIYKGKKYDNLERIKEILNYLPSVEKVIVVNYTNEKKDISFIKNAIYFHDFIKDEKFKDIEFIQVSYEHPLFIMFSSGTTGKPKCIVQSGMGVLINHLKELILHTDLKRSDVITYITSPSWMMWNWLMSSLFVGSKIVLYDGNPLYPDEGRMFELIEEERITIFGLSASYINHLKNNNFRAKGKYNLKTLREISQTGSPLSEEGFIFVYENIKDDLWLNSISGGTDINGCFAAGSPTLKVHAGELQGRALGMKVSVYDEKGEPIYDKVGELVCEAPSPSMPLYFWGDKDFKKYRETYFEFFKNKNVWRHGDYVILHSETQGLTFLGRSDSTLKIQGVRIGTSEIYNVVEEIKEIEDSLAVSKKYGDEERLILFVKLKKGYSLNQELIERIKRELKEKASPRHVPFKIIEAPDIPYTFNMKKVEIAVKNILNGIKITNKNSIINPSSLKFFEKTSKEI; the protein is encoded by the coding sequence ATGAAGAAAAACCGCAGGGTATTGTGGGAACCTGATAAAGAAATTATTGAAAATTCAAATATTAAAAAATTTATTGAGTATGTGAATAGAAGGGAAAATTTAAATTTTAAAGATTATTTTTCTCTTTATGATTTTTCAGTTCAAAACATAGAAAAATTCTGGGAGCTTTTATGGGATTATGTTTCTATAATTTATTCCCAAAAATTTTCTTATATTGTTGATGATTTAAAAAATTTCCCTGGTGCAAAATGGTTTTTGGGTGCTAAATTTAATTATGCTGAAAATTTATTAAGGTTAAAGGATGAAAAAATTTGTTTTGTAGAAATTAGAGAAGATGGTGAAAGGAGGGAGATTTCTTATAAAAAACTCTATGAACTTACTTCCCTTTTAAATTCTGCTTTAAAAAAGATTGGATTAAGAGAAGGAGATAGAGTAGCTGCCTATATGCCGAATATATACGAAACCCCACTTTTTTTACTTGCCTCTTCATCCCTTGGGGCAGTTTGGTCTTCCTGTGGAACAGAAGTTGGTATTAAAGGTGTTATTGATAGATTTTCTCAAATTGAACCGAAGATTTTATTCACTGTTGATTCTTATATTTATAAGGGAAAAAAGTACGATAATCTTGAAAGAATTAAGGAGATTTTAAATTATTTACCTTCTGTTGAAAAAGTTATTGTTGTAAATTACACGAATGAAAAGAAGGATATTTCCTTTATCAAAAATGCAATTTATTTTCATGATTTTATTAAGGATGAAAAGTTTAAGGATATAGAATTTATTCAGGTTTCCTATGAACATCCTCTTTTTATAATGTTTTCTTCTGGAACAACAGGAAAACCTAAATGTATTGTGCAGAGTGGAATGGGTGTTTTAATAAATCATCTAAAGGAATTAATTTTACATACAGATTTAAAAAGAAGTGATGTTATAACATATATAACAAGTCCTTCCTGGATGATGTGGAACTGGTTAATGAGTTCTTTATTTGTTGGTTCAAAAATTGTTCTTTATGATGGAAATCCCCTTTATCCTGATGAGGGAAGGATGTTTGAGCTTATTGAGGAAGAGAGAATAACGATTTTTGGTTTAAGTGCTTCTTATATCAATCATCTAAAAAATAATAACTTTAGGGCAAAGGGAAAGTACAATTTAAAAACATTAAGAGAAATATCACAGACCGGGTCGCCCCTGTCTGAAGAAGGATTTATATTTGTATATGAAAATATAAAAGATGATTTATGGTTAAATTCAATTTCAGGTGGAACGGATATAAACGGTTGTTTTGCTGCTGGAAGCCCTACTTTAAAAGTTCATGCAGGTGAGCTGCAGGGAAGGGCACTTGGTATGAAGGTGAGTGTTTACGATGAAAAAGGTGAACCTATCTATGATAAAGTTGGAGAACTCGTATGTGAGGCTCCTTCTCCATCTATGCCTTTATATTTCTGGGGGGATAAGGATTTCAAAAAATATAGAGAAACCTATTTTGAATTTTTTAAAAATAAAAATGTCTGGAGACACGGTGATTATGTTATATTACATTCAGAGACACAGGGTTTAACATTTCTGGGAAGGTCAGATTCTACTTTAAAAATTCAGGGAGTAAGGATAGGAACTTCAGAGATTTATAATGTGGTAGAAGAGATAAAAGAAATAGAGGATAGTCTTGCTGTTTCCAAAAAATATGGTGATGAGGAAAGATTGATTTTATTTGTAAAATTAAAAAAAGGTTATTCTTTGAATCAGGAATTGATTGAAAGGATAAAGAGGGAACTTAAAGAAAAGGCTTCACCAAGGCATGTTCCCTTTAAGATAATTGAGGCGCCCGATATTCCCTATACCTTTAATATGAAAAAAGTTGAAATTGCAGTTAAAAATATTTTGAATGGAATTAAAATTACAAATAAAAATTCAATAATAAACCCTTCTTCTCTTAAATTTTTTGAAAAAACAAGCAAAGAAATTTAA
- the trxA gene encoding thioredoxin has product MAIPEITDKDFEEKVLKSTKPCVVDFWAEWCHPCKMIEPSMEELYSEYKDRVNFYKINVDDNSETPSKFYVMSIPTLLFVKNGEVVDRIIGAVPKSTIEERIKDLL; this is encoded by the coding sequence ATGGCTATTCCTGAAATCACAGATAAGGATTTTGAAGAAAAAGTTTTAAAATCAACTAAACCCTGTGTTGTTGATTTCTGGGCTGAGTGGTGCCATCCATGTAAAATGATTGAGCCCTCAATGGAAGAATTATATTCTGAATATAAGGACAGGGTTAATTTTTATAAAATTAATGTGGATGATAACTCTGAGACTCCTTCAAAATTTTATGTTATGAGTATTCCAACACTGCTTTTCGTTAAAAATGGAGAAGTTGTAGATAGAATCATAGGAGCTGTTCCTAAAAGCACAATAGAAGAAAGAATTAAAGACCTTCTTTAA
- a CDS encoding Asp-tRNA(Asn)/Glu-tRNA(Gln) amidotransferase subunit GatC: protein MNLEKEVERILELARLQKKEKYIEHFIKILEFFKKIDELDLKEEKPFFYLEHLQTDLREDKVSDFKDRELLFKNSPLKKGNFFVTESPIE from the coding sequence TTGAATTTAGAAAAAGAAGTTGAAAGAATTTTAGAACTGGCAAGACTTCAAAAAAAAGAAAAATATATTGAACATTTTATAAAGATTTTAGAATTTTTTAAAAAAATTGATGAGCTTGATTTAAAAGAAGAAAAACCATTTTTTTACCTTGAACATTTACAAACAGATTTGAGAGAAGATAAAGTTTCAGATTTTAAAGATAGAGAACTTTTATTTAAAAACTCACCTCTTAAAAAAGGGAACTTCTTTGTCACAGAAAGTCCCATTGAGTAA